Proteins encoded together in one Myxococcales bacterium window:
- a CDS encoding helix-turn-helix domain-containing protein — translation TELEDRYTAQVLEKTGGNKARAAKILGINRRTLYRRGFGGVEDPDSPVSEPE, via the coding sequence TCACTGAACTCGAAGATCGATACACCGCCCAGGTTCTGGAGAAGACCGGGGGCAACAAGGCACGTGCTGCCAAGATTTTGGGTATCAACCGGCGCACGCTCTATCGCCGAGGGTTCGGAGGGGTCGAAGATCCGGATTCGCCGGTTTCCGAGCCCGAATAA